The genomic stretch ATTGCAAGCCGGCGCGGGCTGTTCGAGGAGGCGAGTGGGGGGACGCTGTTCCTGGACGAGGTCTCGACGGTCTCGCCCGCGATCCAGGTGAAGCTGCTGCGCGTGCTGCAGGACCGGCGCATCCAGCGGGTGGGCGGAGGGCAGTTCATCCCGGTGGATTTCCGCTTGCTGGTGGCGACCAACGTGGACCTGAGCGAGGAGGTCGCCACCGGCCGGTTCCGGGAAGACCTCTTCTACCGGCTGAACGTGTTCCCCATCCGCGTGCCGCCGCTGCGCGAACGGAAGAGCGACATCCCGCTGCTGGCGAACTATTTCCGCACGCGGCTGGCCCGGGAGAATGGCGTCGAGCCGCCGGAGATCACGGCCGATACCATGCGGCGGCTCATGGCCTACGATTGGCCCGGCAATGTTCGGGAGCTGGAGAACTTTATCGAGCGGGCGGTGATCATGCACGCGGGCGCGCGCTCGATGCCCTTCGAGGCGCCGCCGGGGCAGACCAGCCGCTCGGAGCGCCAGCTCCTGGACCAGGCGCGGCAGGAGCGGTGGAGCCTGGAGCGCCTCGAGCGCGAGTACCTCCTGGACATGCTGGACGAGGCGCACGGCCACAAGGGTCACGCCGCAGAGATCCTGGGCATTGATCGCCGCACGCTGTACCGCAAGCTGAAGCGCTATCAGAAGGAAGGGATCCTGCCGGAGCTCGATCTGACGGCCGACTAGGGACGCAGGACCGGCTGCCTCGGCTGGCGCGGTCCGCGCCGTCGGCCCGCCGGACGGGAGGAC from Gemmatimonadota bacterium encodes the following:
- a CDS encoding sigma-54-dependent Fis family transcriptional regulator, translated to MSEENGKVDSRKARVLVVEDEEIVGDLLVKVLGEEGYAVESVASGEDALKALDRELYDLVLLDLNLPGMYGMNVLSAAPALQTDAQFIVMTAFGSVDTAVEAMRLGAFDYINKPFRSEELLLTLERALHETELRREVAQLRRRAGEGVRGNIVGKSPPIERMFDLIERVAATRATVLITGETGTGKELVARVIHDLSDRARKPFIPTNCSALPETLLESELFGHMKGSFTGAIASRRGLFEEASGGTLFLDEVSTVSPAIQVKLLRVLQDRRIQRVGGGQFIPVDFRLLVATNVDLSEEVATGRFREDLFYRLNVFPIRVPPLRERKSDIPLLANYFRTRLARENGVEPPEITADTMRRLMAYDWPGNVRELENFIERAVIMHAGARSMPFEAPPGQTSRSERQLLDQARQERWSLERLEREYLLDMLDEAHGHKGHAAEILGIDRRTLYRKLKRYQKEGILPELDLTAD